Within Sphingobium sp. SCG-1, the genomic segment GGTCAATCGAGAATCTTTCGCAAGCCCACGGTTTACCCGTTCGAGCTTGCTGTTGATGCGTGCATCGCGGCAATCCAGGATGCCGGGCTGACTGCGGCGGACGTCGATGGTATTGCGACCTGGCCGGGCGGAGAACCGGGCGTTGGCCATGGCAGTACTGCGGCGTCCGTCGTTGACGTCAAGAACAGTCTTGGCCTCAAGCTGAACTGGTATAGCTCGGGGCGCGGTCCGTCGCAGTTCGGCGCTATTGCCAATGCCATTGGCGCAATTGCCGCAGGACTTTGCAACCATGTTCTGTGTTTCCGGGCCGAGGGCGAGCGCTGGGTACCTACTTATGGCAGGGCATTCGCGTCCGGCGAGCTGCCCGTCGCTTCTGGCTATTTCGAATGGATGCTCCCTTATTGGTCGCCTTCTGCAGGCAATTGGACGGCGCTTCATGCCGATCTCCACATGCGTCGAACCGGGCTGACGCGCGAACAGCTGGGCTGGATCCCCGTCACTCAGCGTCGCTTTGCAGCAATGAACGAGGCGGCGGTCTATCGTGAGCCGATGACGCATGACGACTACATGTCCGCCCGCATGATCTCGACGCCCTTGTGCATTTATGATTGTGATGTCCCTATAGACGGCGCTGCCGCGGTCGTTATCTCGCGGCTCGACGCCGCGCGTGAGCTTCCCCAAAAGCCAGTGCGGTTCGAGGCGGTAGGTACGGCGATATACGATCATGACAGCTGGTTCGGTCGGTCGGATTTCCCCAACATGGCCATGCACGACGCTGCAAAGATGATGTGGCAGCGCACCGATCTTAAACCGTCCGACATCGATACCGCGCATCTTTATGACGGCTTTAGCTGGATGGTGGTGGCGTGGATGGAGGCACTTGGCCTCACAAAGCCCGGCGAGACTGGCGCTTTCATCGAAGGTGGGCAGAGGATCGGGCTGGAGGGCGACCTGCCACTTAACACGAATGGCGGCCAATTGTCGGAAGGGCGGCTGCACGCTTTTAGCCACTTGATCGAAGCGGTGCGGCAGTTGCGTGGCACGGCGGGTCCGCGTCAGGTGAAGGACGCGGAGGTGTCGGTCTGCGGCGCGGGCGGGGGTGTTTACGGTGCGAGTTTCCTGCTGACCTGCGCTTGAGATAAGCTCAGCAAATGGGTGCTCGACGGATGGTTCAGTTATCAAAAGCAACTACCGTTGTCTTGGAGACGAAGAACCGGGACCGACAGGTGAAGATGCTTCGAATCCGGCCGGTCGGGCTCTGATCGTTCGGCTACAGGCGATATTGCTGTCACGGGTGATATCATAGGATGAATAAGCCGAGGACTGTTGGCCAAGGTCTGCGCAATCAGGTCGTGCAACTGTTCCGGTCCAACCGCGGCATCCGCTTGTTGTGACAGGGCCACTCTCTTCCTGTGACACTCATGATCATCACGACACCGTGCTGGGCACGGCCTGCGACTGCTCGTCCGTCACCGACTGTATCACTGCTCGCACTTGCTGACCAGCATATGGCGGGTCGCGTCCAGCCAACGATCGGACCCGCGGACGCTCTCTGCACTAAAATCTGAGGGCAAGTCGATTACGTTATCAAAGCCTGCTTATTCGGCGCCATGGAAGTGAGACGATGAAGCTCGCATACATCCACTAATGGCATGACGACATGCTCGGGATTCACCTCCCAAGATTGATACTATGTCCTGCAAAACGCACCGTTGGCTGCCAGTAGTACCATGCGGCGATCCCGAAATGGCCTATTACCCGTCATGCACAAGCATGACGGACATTTCCAGGTAAGCGGGCAGGCACTGCCAGTTCGACCCGGTCAAAGCCGCAGATGGCCCCCAAGGCCTGCCATGGTAGCTCTTCTCGTAGTAACAAAACTGTAGGCGATTAGCCCGTGTCGGCAAGCATCGCCCTCTCATGCATGCGGATGCCGCCCACGATCTGACGCAACACGACGGCCCGCTTTAAGTACAGATGTGCGCCGGTTTCGGCGGAATAACCCATCGCTCCATGCGTCTGGATATTAGTTGTCGCGTTGCGGAGGCCCGCATCGATGCCAACGAGCAACGCCGCGGTAACTTGCTGCGTCGCGTCGGGGAAACCGTCTCGCAAGGCGATCGCGGCGTAATAAACCTGATTTGTCGCCGCTTCGCTACGCAGCGCGCAATCGGCCAAGGGATGGGCAATTCCTTGAAAGGTGCCAATAGGTTTGTCGAACTGTTCGCGTGTCTTGGCATATTCTGCGCCCATGTGAAGAGCTGCTTGACCTGTGCCGGTCAGTTGCGCCGCCGCGAACAGCATCGCGACTTGCCAGATCCCCTCTTTCCCGCCAACGGACCATGGCTTTACAGCGGTGATCGTCGCTCTGCTCGCCGAAGCTGACGCGTCCATGCTCTCGACTTGTTCATGCGTCGCAACGTCGCTCGCTGGAACAAGGCAGCCGCCATGGGGTGAGAGCGCAAGGTATAGATCGCCATCGCCAACAAAATAGGCGTCGCCAGAGGGGCCAGTGCTACTCCGCGGCCAGCCTTGAACAGGCACGGCAAAGCCTATTTTTTCCCTGCCGATGATCAGGGCCTTGCACAAAGCTGTCTCTCCATTAGCCGCAGCCAGCCGCGCTGCGAGCATTGTGGCGAGAATACGGATGTCGGCAACGTGACGGCCCAGCTTAATATGGATCAGAGCCTCGTCAGCGACGCTGAGCCCGAAGCCGCCATCCGCTTCCGACAGGCCTGCACCCAGATAGCCGAGTTCGGCAATTGTGGATATGTCCGTTTTTCCCAAGCCCTGACTTGCCAGCGCGCGCGCTATGCCCTCGACGATCTCGAGCTGATCATCTGAGGGAAGTATGTCGATGCTGCTCACGTCAATAGCTCCTTGGGAGACCCAGCATCGTCTTGGCAATGATGTTACGGCGTACTTCGGCCGAACCGCCCGCGATGACGTACATACGATCAGTCAGAAAGCCGCGCGTCCATTTTTCGAGCAGCGAGTCCAGCGCGAGAATGTCGCCGCCCAGCACGTCAAGACCAGTCAGCCGGACGCGCTGAAGCAGCTCGCCGAAATATAGATAGGGTAAGGCGCCTTCGGGGCCGGGCTGATTGCCTCGATTTTGTTTCGATATGGTGGCGTAGGTCATCGCGCAAAGGGCAGATGCCTCGGCGCGATGACGTGCAAGCCTGGCCGCCAGTTCTTCGTCGGCGATCATCGGCCGGCCGTCTGGCCCGGTCCGCGTGCGGGCAAGCTCGATCAGATTTTCGACCGTGTTGACAAGATCGGCACTGTGGCTTGCAGCTGCGGCGATGCGTTCGTTATTGAGCGTCACCATTCCCATTTGCCAGCCATTGCCAAGGCCCCCGACCACATTGGTGAGCGGAACCCGCACATTGTCATAAAATACCCCGCAGAAATGCTGGTCATTCGCGATGGTATCGAGGGGGCGGACGTCGATTCCCGGAGTTTTCATGTCAACGATCAGCCAACTAATTCCCTTATGCTTGCCGATCCCGGATTCGGTACGAACCAGCGTTTCCTGCCAGTCAGCGAACTGACCGAAGCTTGTCCAGATTTTCTGGCCATTGAGGACGAGGTGATCGCCGTCAATTTCTGCGCGCATGCGTATGCCGCCCAGATCCGAGCCGGCTCCGGGTTCGGAGAAGCCTTGGCACCAAAGCACATCGCCCTTCAGTATTTGAGGTAGATGGAAGGATTTTTGCTCGTCGGAGCCGGCGGCGATGATCGTCGGCGCGGCATGGTTGAGGGCCGGGCTGAGGCTGTTGACGCCAGGGGCGCCAGCCTTAGCCAATTCCTCAAAATATATGAGCTGCTCGACCGCACTAAGGCCGGCACCGCCATAATCCTTCGGCCAGGTGACCGCGCCGAACCCCCCCTCATATTTAGCCTTCTGCCATGCCAGATCGAAATCGCGGATTGCCCTGCCTCGCGGCGGCCGGGGCGCTTTCGGCTTGTGATCTACCAACCAATCGCGCACGCGTTCCCGGAACAGGCGTTCCTCTGCGGAAAACTCTATTTTCAAGATATTTCCTCCCTGAAGCTCTTAGACTAGCTTCCGAAAACCTATACCTAATAAAAAACATTTAGATGTATGGCAAGGCCGTTTCACTTCCAATGGCCACTCGCCGCAGGACTGAAATTCGCCAGCAAATGGCCGTCGGGATCGTCGCTATCAAGGGGTATATCGCTGGACAACTCAGTTAAAAAGGCTCATGATATTTTCCCGGATGCGAAATTGCAGGGCCTAGACGAGGCTCATTGCCGCATCCGTACATGCGCTACGGCCGCGGCTCGGCTAGAAGATCGCTAGCGAGAATTGGTGTTCATGGGCGAGAAATTCTGGAACAGAATAGCAGCATCAGTCAGTCCCGACGGCCGGTACTTATTGCGAGTGATGTTGATCTGCACCTCTGCAGAACTGGAGAGAGGTTACACTTCTAATCCCACTGAGAGGAGAGAATCAGCTCATTCCTTGACAGATTACGTCGGCGGGTTCTGCTCGGGTCCCTTCGCCGGTTCGAAAGGCGGCGGCTGGAATACTCATTGGTGTAAGAGAATGTGGCTGGACTTGCCCGGCGCGCGAGTCAGCCCGGCCGATGATGGCCGATAGATTGGCGAGGGAGCTCCGGGTCCGGCCAGACGAGCAGGCGCTAGCTCGTCTGACTCAGATCGACCGGATCGAAGCAGAAGATCATTCTCCTTTGGGAAGTTGGCCGGCTCAGATCATCGATTTGGCACTGCCGCGCGCGGAAGAAGCCGCGCATGCTCTCTCGCATGTCGGCATGACGGGGCTATTAGGGATCGATCTCGCGGGCGATTTGCCGCCGGTCGATCCGGACCATTTTGACATGATGCTGACCATCCGTCCCGGTGCGCCCGCGCCTTGGGTGAGCCTTAGGGCTGATCGGATTGAAAGTGAGGCGGAAAGCATCCTTCAGGCGGTTTACCGCACACCCGTGACGGCGACATCACTTTGCCGCATATTGCGGATGAATGGCAACATGCCGTTTCGGGATGCAGTCGCCTTGGAGTCGTTTGCCTATTCAGCGTTGCTCGGCGGCAGCGAGTTCGGACATTGGAACTGCATGCGCGGCCCCGAGGGCAGTCTACAGACGAACCCGTTCCCGGTGGAAGTGGAACGCGAGGCGGACCATCTCACGATAACGCTGGCCGACCGCGCCAGCGGCAACGGCATGAGCGCCATTATGCGAGACGCCCTTTTCAATGCGCTGGTGGGGGCATTGGAGGATCCGACCTGTCCTAGGGTGAGCCTGCTGGGGAAGGGACGATGTTTCTCCACCGGCGGCGTGTTGGGCGAATTTGGCACGGCGCGCGATCTGGCACAGGCGCATATCATCCGCACGACAAGGTCATGCGCGCTATTGCTGCATGAACTTGGCGACCGCGCCGACGTGGTGCTGAACGGCGCTTGCATAGGGTCGGGGCTTGAAGTGCCCGTCGCGGCGGCGATCCGGCGCGCGACATCGGATGCCTGGTTCCAATTACCTGAAGTTAAAATGGGTTTGATCCCCGGCGCTGGTGGGACGGTGAGCATTACAAGAGCCATAGGCAGGCAGCGCGCATGCTATATGATGCTCAGCGGCCGCCGAATTTCAGCTAAAGCCGGACTCGATTGGGGGCTTGTGCAGGAGCTGGTATAGATATTGAGCTTTCTTGATCGGCGATGAAAACCGGTTCGCCGGCTATTATCGTCGCTGTTACTTTGACTTTCGACAATGCTGCTCGTGCCTGCTGCCAGGGGCAATCGAGAATGCACAGATCCGCAGCTTCGCCCGTTACGATCTTGCGAGGAGTAGCGGGAGCATCGGCACGTCCGGTATAAAGCGCAAGTGCTTCTTCGGGTGACAAGGCCTCGTCTTCGCCGAAACCGCCCGCACGATTAACCGCAGCATGCATCGACAGCCAGGGCGCAAGCCCTCCGAAAGGGGAGTCGCTGCCGGCCGCGAGCGGAACTCCAGCCCGGCGAAAGCTCGCCAGCCGATAGAGAAGCCCTAATTCGTCCTTTGGCACATCCCGGAGATAGGTTTCGCCCTTCTCCGCAAGAAAATGCGGCTGAGATACCACCGTTATTCCCAGCTTCGCAATCACGGCGATCGCCTCGTCGCTGGCTACCGATGCATGCTCGATACGGTCGGACGCGATCGGACCAGCCTGTTCCAGAGCGGCAAGCGCGAGGAAAAGCTCGGCTTGCGTGACGCAGTGGATCGCCGCGCCGCGTCCCTCGCGATGCGCGTCGCCGATCTCCGCGGCAAAAGCGTCAAGCGCGGGCAGATCATGGTCATGATAATGGAATTTTACGGCGCCCACCATCGGCAGCAGCTCTATCGGGCAGTCGGGCAAGAGCCTGCCCATCAGGATGATGCGCTGGGGCAGGTTAAATGCGGCGAATTCCCGCATATCCTGGACCGCGTTGCGGGCAGTCGCATCGGTCATTCCTGTCACGCCTTGCCGTAACAGCAACAGCGATAGTGGACGCAGATCGATGGAAGTTGGGGGCAGGGCCGTGCGCAACTCTTCGTCGCTGTCCAGAAGCCTCCCGTCACTGGGCACCACCATGGCAATTTGTTCGATTGCCGCGCTGTTCATGATCCACATTCGTCCGCTGCGGTGCTGAATGCGGACAGGCCGGGGCGGGCCGTGCCGGTCCAGCCAAGCCCGGTCGATGCGCAGATCGCCGCTTTCCTGATAGTTGAACCCGCGGAGCCAGCCCTTGCCCCTTTGCTCATTCAGGACCCGCGCCAAATCTTCCGCGCTGCTTACTACCGGAGGTCCGCATTGAACCGAGTTAAGCGCCGCGGCGCTTGCACGCAGGTGAATATGGTGATCGTGGAGCCCCGGTAGCAACGCGCCACCGGCCGCATTTACTACGACCTCTCCAGGCTTAGCCGGAAGCGCATCGCCAA encodes:
- a CDS encoding thiolase family protein encodes the protein MTIVNERLVAISGIGQSRIFRKPTVYPFELAVDACIAAIQDAGLTAADVDGIATWPGGEPGVGHGSTAASVVDVKNSLGLKLNWYSSGRGPSQFGAIANAIGAIAAGLCNHVLCFRAEGERWVPTYGRAFASGELPVASGYFEWMLPYWSPSAGNWTALHADLHMRRTGLTREQLGWIPVTQRRFAAMNEAAVYREPMTHDDYMSARMISTPLCIYDCDVPIDGAAAVVISRLDAARELPQKPVRFEAVGTAIYDHDSWFGRSDFPNMAMHDAAKMMWQRTDLKPSDIDTAHLYDGFSWMVVAWMEALGLTKPGETGAFIEGGQRIGLEGDLPLNTNGGQLSEGRLHAFSHLIEAVRQLRGTAGPRQVKDAEVSVCGAGGGVYGASFLLTCA
- a CDS encoding acyl-CoA dehydrogenase; this translates as MSSIDILPSDDQLEIVEGIARALASQGLGKTDISTIAELGYLGAGLSEADGGFGLSVADEALIHIKLGRHVADIRILATMLAARLAAANGETALCKALIIGREKIGFAVPVQGWPRSSTGPSGDAYFVGDGDLYLALSPHGGCLVPASDVATHEQVESMDASASASRATITAVKPWSVGGKEGIWQVAMLFAAAQLTGTGQAALHMGAEYAKTREQFDKPIGTFQGIAHPLADCALRSEAATNQVYYAAIALRDGFPDATQQVTAALLVGIDAGLRNATTNIQTHGAMGYSAETGAHLYLKRAVVLRQIVGGIRMHERAMLADTG
- a CDS encoding acyl-CoA dehydrogenase family protein, which codes for MKIEFSAEERLFRERVRDWLVDHKPKAPRPPRGRAIRDFDLAWQKAKYEGGFGAVTWPKDYGGAGLSAVEQLIYFEELAKAGAPGVNSLSPALNHAAPTIIAAGSDEQKSFHLPQILKGDVLWCQGFSEPGAGSDLGGIRMRAEIDGDHLVLNGQKIWTSFGQFADWQETLVRTESGIGKHKGISWLIVDMKTPGIDVRPLDTIANDQHFCGVFYDNVRVPLTNVVGGLGNGWQMGMVTLNNERIAAAASHSADLVNTVENLIELARTRTGPDGRPMIADEELAARLARHRAEASALCAMTYATISKQNRGNQPGPEGALPYLYFGELLQRVRLTGLDVLGGDILALDSLLEKWTRGFLTDRMYVIAGGSAEVRRNIIAKTMLGLPRSY
- a CDS encoding enoyl-CoA hydratase/isomerase family protein, which encodes MARELRVRPDEQALARLTQIDRIEAEDHSPLGSWPAQIIDLALPRAEEAAHALSHVGMTGLLGIDLAGDLPPVDPDHFDMMLTIRPGAPAPWVSLRADRIESEAESILQAVYRTPVTATSLCRILRMNGNMPFRDAVALESFAYSALLGGSEFGHWNCMRGPEGSLQTNPFPVEVEREADHLTITLADRASGNGMSAIMRDALFNALVGALEDPTCPRVSLLGKGRCFSTGGVLGEFGTARDLAQAHIIRTTRSCALLLHELGDRADVVLNGACIGSGLEVPVAAAIRRATSDAWFQLPEVKMGLIPGAGGTVSITRAIGRQRACYMMLSGRRISAKAGLDWGLVQELV
- a CDS encoding amidohydrolase family protein translates to MVLIRSAELDGQYVDLLLAEGRIMAIGDALPAKPGEVVVNAAGGALLPGLHDHHIHLRASAAALNSVQCGPPVVSSAEDLARVLNEQRGKGWLRGFNYQESGDLRIDRAWLDRHGPPRPVRIQHRSGRMWIMNSAAIEQIAMVVPSDGRLLDSDEELRTALPPTSIDLRPLSLLLLRQGVTGMTDATARNAVQDMREFAAFNLPQRIILMGRLLPDCPIELLPMVGAVKFHYHDHDLPALDAFAAEIGDAHREGRGAAIHCVTQAELFLALAALEQAGPIASDRIEHASVASDEAIAVIAKLGITVVSQPHFLAEKGETYLRDVPKDELGLLYRLASFRRAGVPLAAGSDSPFGGLAPWLSMHAAVNRAGGFGEDEALSPEEALALYTGRADAPATPRKIVTGEAADLCILDCPWQQARAALSKVKVTATIIAGEPVFIADQESSISIPAPAQAPNRVRL